Genomic DNA from Desulfobaccales bacterium:
GGCCAAAGCGGACGTCTCCAACTATCCGTTCACAACTATTAAGCCGAATGTCGGCGTCGTCGCCGTGCCGGACGAGCGGGTCGCCCAGATCGCCGCGGTCGTTGGCTCGGCTAAAACCGTTCCGACTGTCATCGGGT
This window encodes:
- a CDS encoding GTPase, whose amino-acid sequence is MLVEAVPPAGDTVKARLCYNPDMGFTLGIVGLPNVGKSTLFNLLAQAKADVSNYPFTTIKPNVGVVAVPDERVAQIAAVVGSAKTVPTVIG